Proteins co-encoded in one Saccharomyces mikatae IFO 1815 strain IFO1815 genome assembly, chromosome: 14 genomic window:
- the MIC27 gene encoding Mic27p (similar to Saccharomyces cerevisiae AIM37 (YNL100W); ancestral locus Anc_2.178) translates to MVNFYNNQEKPSNSNGELPLIPAVFQNSPELLVRTIPTGNEIIESVHLTKCLQKYRNALASQLDCYGGKWDSKIANFRLVVENIINYSRKNIFNNEYENKHTVVPGSLIALGAFFAGSIAVNRSNWGAKRIIFNHNSSILEKLCTSLPSRTFLPWVLAAATFKCWSPQTSRNLVNATENDLFPDDFVKSYHDAWRKFYEEGYIVKKNDLKRKIDHKLQSNIRYAREQLCEKLK, encoded by the coding sequence ATGGTAAACTTCTATAACAACCAGGAGAAGCCCTCAAATTCGAACGGCGAATTGCCTTTAATACCAGCTGtgtttcaaaattcaccaGAACTGTTAGTTAGAACCATACCTACCGGAAATGAGATCATTGAGTCGGTACACTTGACCAAGTGCTTACAGAAATATAGAAATGCGCTTGCAAGTCAATTGGACTGTTACGGGGGAAAATGGGATTCTAAGATAGCCAATTTTAGACTTGTAGTtgaaaatatcatcaactactcaagaaaaaacattTTTAATAACGAGTACGAAAACAAGCACACTGTAGTCCCTGGCTCGTTGATAGCGCTAGGTGCCTTTTTTGCTGGAAGCATAGCAGTGAACAGATCCAATTGGGGAGCTAAGAGAATAATATTTAACCATAACTCCAGTATTCTCGAAAAACTATGTACATCATTACCGTCAAGAACATTCTTACCATGGGTGTTGGCAGCGGCAACCTTCAAGTGCTGGTCTCCTCAAACGTCACGGAATCTAGTTAATGCCACGGAAAATGACTTATTCCCAGACGATTTTGTCAAATCATATCACGATGCATGGAGGAAATTTTACGAGGAAGGGTAtattgtaaaaaaaaatgatttaAAACGAAAAATCGATCACAAGTTGCAAAGTAATATAAGATATGCAAGAGAACAGCTTTGTGAAAAGCTGAAGTAA
- the RAS2 gene encoding Ras family GTPase RAS2 (similar to Saccharomyces cerevisiae RAS2 (YNL098C) and RAS1 (YOR101W); ancestral locus Anc_2.182), translating into MPLNKSNMREYKLVVVGGGGVGKSALTIQLTQSHFVDEYDPTIEDSYRKQVVIDDEVSILDILDTAGQEEYSAMREQYMRNGEGFLLVYSITSKSSLDELMTYYQQILRVKDTDYVPIVVVGNKSDLENEKQVSYQDGLNMAKQMNAPFLETSAKQAINVEEAFYTLARLVRDEGGKYNKTSTENDSSKQNPQDTQGGGANSVPTNNGGHRKMSNAANGKNANSSTTAVNVKNASIEAKAGLAGNQAVNSQTLTDRTDVENSADQAVQASAQNANTVNSRVNKDNKASQAPNAKQARKQQAASGGNTDESSKSGSSGCCIIS; encoded by the coding sequence ATGCCTTTGAACAAGTCGAATATGAGAGAATACAAGCTAGTTGTtgttggtggtggtggtgtTGGTAAATCTGCATTGACTATACAGTTGACTCAATCACACTTTGTAGACGAATACGATCCCACAATCGAGGACTCATACAGGAAGCAAGTAGtcattgatgatgaagtGTCTATTTTGGACATCTTGGATACTGCTGGGCAAGAAGAATACTCTGCCATGAGAGAACAATATATGCGCAACGGTGAAGGGTTTCTACTGGTTTATTCCATAACGTCTAAGTCGTCCCTTGATGAGCTTATGACCTACTACCAACAAATTTTGAGGGTCAAGGATACGGATTACGTGCCAATTGTGGTTGTCGGTAACAAGTCtgatttggaaaatgaaaagcaGGTCTCTTACCAGGACGGCTTGAACATGGCAAAACAAATGAACGCTCCATTCTTGGAGACTTCTGCTAAGCAAGCAATCAACGTCGAAGAGGCATTCTACACACTGGCACGTTTAGTAAGAGACGAGGGCGGAAAGTACAATAAGACGTCGACAGAAAATGACAGCTCAAAACAAAATCCTCAAGATACTCAAGGAGGTGGCGCTAATTCTGTACCCACAAATAATGGAGGCCATAGGAAAATGAGCAACGCTGCCAATGGGAAAAACGCTAATAGTAGCACAACTGCCGTGAATGTTAAGAATGCAAGCATAGAAGCTAAGGCAGGATTGGCGGGCAACCAAGCGGTAAACAGTCAGACGCTGACCGATCGCACCGATGTAGAGAATTCAGCAGATCAGGCTGTTCAAGCCAGTGCTCAAAACGCTAATACGGTGAACAGTCGTGTAAATAAAGACAATAAGGCAAGCCAAGCTCCAAATGCCAAACAAGCCAGAAAACAGCAAGCTGCATCCGGCGGCAACACTGATGAATCCTCCAAGAGCGGATCAAGCGGCTGTTGTATTATAAGTTAA
- the OCA1 gene encoding putative tyrosine protein phosphatase OCA1 (similar to Saccharomyces cerevisiae OCA1 (YNL099C); ancestral locus Anc_2.180), with the protein MTTNTREYESVPHDDLCITEGNASTPEEEVEEEDEEEDDDDDHIYINEETESGREKVLVSHAPQERIVPPLNFCPVERYLYRSGQPSPVNFPFLLNLKLKTIIWLSNEEPQDTLLEFCDTHRINLQFAAINPDAGEDDNPWDGLTEHSIINVLQTIVTQENYPLLVCCGMGRHRTGTVIGCLRRIMGWNLASVSEEYRRFTGSRGGRILVELLIEAFDTKLVKIDKDKAPGWLLTALE; encoded by the coding sequence ATGACAACTAACACTAGAGAATATGAAAGCGTTCCACACGACGACTTGTGCATTACAGAGGGGAATGCATCGACACCTGAAGAGGAAGTAGAAGAGGAAGACgaggaagaagacgatgatgacgatcatatatatatcaatgaagaaacagaaTCCGGCCGTGAAAAAGTCTTAGTGTCGCATGCCCCACAAGAACGTATTGTTCCACCTTTAAATTTTTGTCCTGTTGAAAGATATCTTTACAGATCTGGTCAGCCCTCACCTGTAAATTTTCCCTTTTTATTAAACTTGAAACTAAAAACAATTATATGGCTCTCGAACGAAGAACCTCAAGATACTCTCCTAGAGTTTTGCGATACTCATAGAATAAATTTGCAATTTGCAGCTATTAACCCGGACGCCGGTGAAGACGATAATCCATGGGACGGTCTCACTGAACATTCCATCATCAATGTGCTGCAAACTATCGTCACCCAAGAGAACTATCCTTTGTTGGTCTGTTGTGGTATGGGGAGACATAGGACCGGGACGGTCATTGGATGTCTAAGAAGAATAATGGGTTGGAATCTAGCTAGCGTTTCTGAAGAATATAGGCGCTTTACCGGGAGTAGAGGAGGTAGAATTCTTGTAGAATTGCTTATAGAAGCTTTCGACACCAAATTAGTGAAAATAGACAAAGACAAAGCTCCAGGTTGGTTGTTGACAGCTCTAGAGTAA
- the PHO23 gene encoding Pho23p (similar to Saccharomyces cerevisiae PHO23 (YNL097C); ancestral locus Anc_2.183) → MSSPANLFPGLNDIADVLEEFPLATSRYLTLLHEIDAKCVHSMPNLNERIDKFLKKDFNKDHQTQVRLLNNINKIYEELMPSLEEKMHVSSIMLDNLDRLTSRLELAYEVAIKNTEIPKGLRLGVDNHPAMHLHHELMEKIESKSNSKSSQALKSESRREAMAANRRQGEHYSANTQQQDDLKNDTTYVSSKQDSQDHHASSVNARKRANAANTNIAETETKKRKRRVATTSVSPNTISTTTSVNNGRVGTSTVSRSVGSIGSSNNSSISRPKTNDYGEPLYCYCNQVAYGEMVGCDGADCELEWFHLPCIGLETLPKGKWYCDDCKKKL, encoded by the coding sequence ATGAGTTCACCAGCAAACTTATTCCCTGGGTTAAATGACATAGCTGACGTGTTGGAGGAGTTCCCACTAGCTACGTCGAGGTATTTGACATTACTGCACGAAATAGATGCAAAATGTGTACATTCTATGCCCAACCTGAATGAAAGAATAGAtaaattcttgaagaaagatttcAATAAAGATCACCAAACACAAGTGAGACTACTCAATAACATTAACAAGATCTATGAAGAACTAATGCCGTCGCTAGAGGAGAAGATGCATGTTTCCTCAATCATGTTGGATAATCTAGATAGACTGACATCACGGCTGGAATTGGCGTATGAAGTCGCGATTAAGAACACAGAAATTCCTAAAGGTCTAAGACTAGGTGTGGACAACCATCCAGCAATGCACTTACATCATGAACTTATGGAAAAGATAGAAAGCAAATCAAACAGCAAATCATCGCAGGCACTGAAAAGCGAATCCAGAAGAGAGGCCATGGCTGCGAACAGGAGACAGGGCGAACATTACTCAGCCAATACACAGCAGCAAGACGATTTGAAAAACGATACCACCTACGTAAGCAGTAAACAGGATAGTCAAGATCACCATGCCAGCAGCGTCAATGCGAGAAAAAGAGCGAACGCTGCCAACACCAACATCGCCGAAACAGAGACCAAAAAACGCAAGAGAAGAGTTGCTACCACATCTGTTTCGCCAAACACCATCAGTACGACTACCTCCGTAAACAATGGCAGGGTGGGTACATCAACAGTGTCGAGGAGCGTGGGCAGCATCGGCAGCAGCAATAACAGCAGTATATCAAGGCCAAAAACGAACGACTACGGTGAACCGCTGTACTGCTACTGCAATCAAGTAGCATATGGAGAAATGGTGGGCTGTGATGGGGCAGATTGTGAGCTAGAATGGTTTCACTTGCCATGCATTGGACTTGAAACTCTACCCAAGGGTAAATGGTATTGTGACGactgcaaaaaaaaattataa
- the POL1 gene encoding DNA-directed DNA polymerase alpha catalytic subunit POL1 (similar to Saccharomyces cerevisiae POL1 (YNL102W); ancestral locus Anc_2.176) produces the protein MSSKSEKLEKLRKLQAARNGTSVKDYEDEESDGDRLYDEIDEKEYRARKRQELLHDDFVVDDDGVGYVDRGVEEDWRDTGDNYSEEDDEDINKHTSKNSKRNKTTKREKDHPITDMLRTQHSKSTLLAHAQNLQKKSIPISNFDDILGEFESGEVEKPIMSLPSKLRANLNSSPTSELKSSVKRINGDDNLHSDTTISKRVKIDPDSSVDKYLEIDSSPLKSQSRKQRYANDVQDLIEDVENSPVVITKKQKGLKDSLLSNPPSTQSFTNNNDEEDSDDDDIILKRRTMRSVTATRHVNIDSRSNPSTSPFVTAPGTPIGIKRPNSSRSSRSTTDPTTFTVSVKKEDVIDTETDSFQLFWLDYCEVNNTLILFGKVKLKDDKFVSAMVQINGLCRELFFLPREGKTPVDIHEEIIPLLMDKYGLDNIRAKPQKMKYSFELPDIPPESDYLKVLLPYQTPKSTRDTIPSDLSSDTFYHVFGGNSNIFESFVIQNKIMGPCWLNIKGADFNSIRNASHCAIEVSVDNPQNITPLATKTMPDLRCLSLSMQTLMNPKENKQEIVSITLSSYRNISLDSPIPENIKPDDVCTLVRPPQSTSFPLGLGALAKQKLPGQVRLFNNEKAMLSCFCAMLKVEDPDVIIGHRLQNVYLDVLAHRLHDLNIPMFSSIGRRLRRTWPEKFGRGNSSMNHFFISDICSGRLICDIANEMGQSLTPKCQSWDLSEMYQVTCEKEHKPLDIDYQNPQYQNDVNSMAMALQENITNCMISAEVSYRIQLLSLTKQLTNLAGNAWAQTLGGTRAGRNEYILLHEFSRNGFIVPDKEGSRNRALRQRQSDDNTDAPTNSKKAKYQGGLVFEPEKGLHKNYVLVMDFNSLYPSIIQEFNICFTTVDRNKNDIDELPIVPPSEVSQGVLPRLLANLVDRRREVKKVMKTETDPHKRVQCDIRQQALKLTANSMYGCLGYVNSRFYAKPLAMLVTNKGREILMNTRQLAESMNLLVVYGDTDSVMIDTGCDNYADAIKIGLGFKKLVNERYRLLEIDIDNVFKKLLLHAKKKYAALTVNLDKNGNEATVLEVKGLDMKRREFCPLSRDISIQVLNTILSDKDPEEALQEVYDYLEDIRIKVETNNIRIDKYKINTKLSKDPKAYPGGKNMPAVQVALRMRKAGRVVKAGSVITFVITKQNEKENAENTPALPVAERAYALNEVMIKGNNLKPDPQYYLEKQIFAPVERLLERIDSFNVVRLSEALGLDSKKYFRREGGSTNREDINNLQPLETTITDIERFKDTVTLELRCPSCDKRFPFGGVVSSNHYRVSYNGIQCKHCEQSFALLQLTSQIEHSIRAHISLYYAGWLQCDDSTCGIVTRQLSVFGKRCLNEGCTGVMKYKYTDKQLYNQLLYFDSLFDCEKNKKQELKPIYLPGDLDYPGEQLTESSVKALTEQNRELMETGREVVQKYLNDCGRRYVDMTSIFDYMIS, from the coding sequence aaaagggaaaaagaTCATCCAATTACAGATATGTTGCGTACTCAACATTCCAAGTCCACACTACTGGCGCATGCACAAAATCtccagaaaaaaagtattcCTATTAGTAACTTTGATGATATTCTTGGTGAGTTTGAATCTGGGGAAGTAGAGAAACCCATTATGTCATTGCCATCCAAATTAAGGGCAAATTTGAACTCTTCACCTACCAGTGAACTTAAATCATCTGTAAAAAGAATCAATGGAGATGATAACTTACATTCTGATACTACTATTTCTAAAAGAGTCAAAATTGATCCAGATTCAAGTGTAGATAAATATTTAGAAATCGACTCTTCACCATTAAAATCACAAAGCAGGAAACAGCGCTACGCAAACGATGTACAGGATCTAATAGAAGATGTGGAGAATTCTCCCGTGGTgattacaaaaaaacaaaaaggaTTGAAAGATTCATTGCTTTCAAACCCACCATCCACTCAAAGTTTTACTAATAACaatgatgaggaagatagtgatgatgatgatatcatactaaaaagaagaaccaTGAGAAGCGTCACCGCAACTAGGCATGTTAATATAGATTCAAGAAGCAACCCTTCAACCTCACCCTTTGTCACAGCACCGGGAACGCCAATTGGCATTAAAAGACCAAATTCAAGTAGGTCATCACGAAGCACTACTGATCCTACTACATTTACCGTAAGcgttaaaaaagaagacgTAATTGATACCGAAACTGATagttttcaattgttttgGTTAGATTATTGTGAGGTTAATAAtactttgattttatttggTAAGGTGAAACTCAAAGACGACAAATTTGTATCAGCCATGGTTCAAATCAACGGTTTGTGTAGAGAGCTATTCTTCCTTCCAAGAGAGGGTAAAACACCAGTTGATATTCACGAGGAAATTATTCCATTACTGATGGATAAATACGGATTAGATAATATCCGTGCTAAACcacaaaaaatgaaatattcCTTTGAGCTTCCTGATATTCCACCCGAAAGCGATTATCTGAAAGTATTGCTTCCATACCAGACACCGAAATCTACTCGAGACACTATTCCATCCGATTTATCGAGTGACACTTTTTATCATGTTTTTGGTGGTAATTCcaacatttttgaaagcttCGTTATTCAAAACAAGATTATGGGCCCCTGTTGGTTAAATATAAAGGGAGCAGATTTCAATTCAATTCGTAATGCTTCTCATTGTGCAATTGAAGTTTCTGTAGATAACCCCCAGAATATCACTCCTCTTGCAACAAAGACGATGCCTGATCTGAGGTGTTTGTCTTTATCAATGCAGACATTAATGAATCCAAAGGAAAACAAGCAAGAAATTGTCTCGATAACATTGTCATCTTATAGAAATATCTCATTAGATTCACCCATACCTGAAAACATCAAGCCAGATGACGTATGTACTTTAGTTAGACCGCCTCAGTCAACTAGTTTCCCATTAGGGTTAGGTGCATTAGCTAAGCAGAAACTCCCAGGTCAGGTTAGGTTATTTAACAACGAAAAAGCCATGCTTTCTTGCTTCTGTGCCATGTTAAAAGTAGAAGATCCTGACGTAATTATAGGTCATCGTTTACAAAATGTCTATTTAGATGTTTTGGCCCATAGGTTACATGATCTGAACATTCCTATGTTTAGCTCTATTGGTCGTCGTTTAAGAAGAACTTGGCCAGAGAAATTCGGTAGAGGAAATTCGAGTATGaatcattttttcattagcGACATCTGTTCTGGTAGACTGATATGTGATATTGCTAATGAAATGGGACAATCATTGACACCTAAGTGTCAGAGTTGGGATCTTTCAGAAATGTATCAAGTGACATGCGAAAAGGAACATAAACCATTAGACATTGATTACCAAAATCCACAATATCAAAATGATGTAAATAGTATGGCCATGGCTTTACAGGAAAATATTACTAACTGTATGATTTCTGCAGAAGTATCTTATAGAATTCAATTATTGTCATTGACCAAGCAATTGACCAATTTGGCTGGTAATGCATGGGCTCAAACTTTAGGTGGTACAAGAGCTGGTAGAAATGAGTACATCTTACTGCAtgaattttcaagaaacgGTTTCATTGTTCCTGACAAAGAGGGCAGTAGGAACAGAGCTTTAAGACAAAGGCAAAGTGATGATAATACGGATGCACCAACCAATTCTAAGAAGGCAAAATATCAAGGTGGTTTGGTTTTTGAGCCTGAGAAGGGTCTTCATAAGAATTATGTTTTAGTTATGGACTTTAACTCTTTGTACCCATCTATCATTCAGGAATTTAATATTTGTTTTACCACTGTGgatagaaataaaaatgacatCGATGAGTTACCTATTGTACCTCCCTCCGAGGTGAGTCAAGGTGTCTTGCCGAGATTATTAGCCAATCTGGTTGATCGTCGACGTGAAGTTAAGAAGGTAATGAAAACTGAAACAGATCCCCATAAGCGGGTTCAATGTGATATTCGTCAACAAGCCCTTAAATTGACTGCTAATTCTATGTATGGTTGTTTGGGTTATGTTAATAGTAGATTTTACGCCAAGCCGTTGGCCATGTTAGTCACTAATAAGGGTCGTGAGATTCTAATGAACACAAGGCAACTAGCTGAGAGTATGAACCTTCTTGTTGTGTATGGTGATACAGATTCTGTTATGATTGATACAGGCTGTGATAATTATGCCGACGCAATCAAAATTGGTTTAGGATTCAAAAAGCTAGTAAATGAGCGTTATAGATTGCTGgaaattgatattgataatgtttTTAAGAAGTTACTTTTACATGCTAAGAAAAAGTATGCTGCTTTGACCGTAAATTTGGATAAGAATGGTAATGAAGCTACTGTTTTAGAAGTTAAAGGGTTAGATATGAAGCGCCGTGAATTTTGCCCACTTTCGAGGGATATTTCTATACAAGTCCTGAATACCATTCTGTCAGACAAGGATCCAGAGGAGGCATTACAAGAAGTGTATGATTACTTAGAAGACATCAGAATCAAAGTGGAAACAAACAATATCAGAattgacaaatataaaatcaATACGAAGCTTTCAAAAGATCCTAAGGCTTATCCAGGTGGTAAAAACATGCCTGCAGTTCAGGTAGCTTTAAGGATGCGTAAAGCTGGTAGAGTAGTTAAAGCTGGTTCTGTCATAACATTTGTAATCACAAAACAGAATGAAAAGGAGAATGCCGAAAACACGCCCGCTCTTCCTGTGGCCGAACGTGCCTATGCATTGAATGAAGTAATGATTAAGGGTAACAATTTGAAGCCTGATCCGCAATATTATCTCGAGAAACAAATATTTGCACCAGTGGAAAGGCTGTTAGAAAGAATTGATAGTTTTAACGTAGTACGTTTGAGCGAAGCGCTTGGTTTAGATAGTAAGAAGTACTTCAGAAGAGAAGGTGGTAGTACTAATAGGGAAGATATCAATAACTTGCAGCCTTTGGAAACAACAATCACAGATATTGAAAGGTTTAAAGATACGGTAACACTAGAACTGAGATGCCCATCATGCGATAAACGGTTTCCCTTTGGTGGCGTTGTGTCTTCAAATCATTACCGTGTGTCTTACAATGGTATACAATGTAAGCATTGCGAGCAATCGTTTGCCCTTCTTCAGTTAACCAGCCAGATAGAGCATTCAATAAGGGCACATATCTCCTTATATTACGCAGGATGGCTACAGTGTGATGACAGCACATGCGGTATTGTCACCAGGCAACTTTCCGTTTTTGGTAAACGTTGCCTGAATGAAGGCTGCACAGGTGTTATGAAATACAAATACACTGACAAACAATTGTACAATCAACTTTTATATTTCGATTCTTTATTCGactgtgaaaaaaataaaaagcaAGAATTAAAGCCAATATATCTACCTGGTGATCTCGACTATCCCGGTGAGCAGCTGACAGAATCATCTGTTAAAGCCTTAACAGAACAAAACAGAGAGCTCATGGAAACAGGCCGTGAGGTCGTCCAAAAATACTTAAACGATTGTGGGCGTCGTTACGTTGATATGACCAGCATATTTGATTACATGATAAGTTAA
- the AVT4 gene encoding Avt4p (similar to Saccharomyces cerevisiae AVT4 (YNL101W); ancestral locus Anc_2.177), with protein sequence MVNNNGDSEHLGVRRNGNFRHPSNNMKIPRRAQSTVLNSNPFSSRKYSMSTLTPRNICQSVDSRVFVDMSSPNFQTLEEPHRDEIINSVRLNYLNSSKRSSVSHGCENNPRVNPTKNSSASTITTANVDSDEDNTNLNSAGGDITHDIYKMVKAEDPKRLRRPRSMEDVNSEIEHHTKFSSASGLNVPGGFRREFIVNKKRQEHQLNDSASSDFTSHESVSINQPSTSSAQDIDKVPFLTRNFLEFLYVFGHFAGESFEDDFIPDSSNMMIRGEDEGSPLLSRPDHMKVLPSAKGTTSTRKVFLILLKSFIGTGVLFLPNAFHNGGLFFSVSMLAFFGLYSYWCYYILVQAKASCGVSSFGDIGLKLYGPWMRIIILFSLVITQVGFSGAYMIFTAKNLQAFLDNVFHAGVLPLSFLMIFQTIIFIPLSFIRNISKLSLPSLLANFFIMAGLVIVIIFTAKRLFFDLKASPAMGVVYGLNMDRWTLFIGTAIFAFEGIGLIIPVQDSMRNPEKFPLVLALVILTATILFISIATLGYLAYGSNVQTVILLNLPQSNIFVNLIQLFYSIAIMLSTPLQLFPAIKIIENKFFPKFTKIYVKHDDLTTRVELRPNSGKLDWRVKWLKNFIRSIIVIIVVAIAYFGSDNLDKFVSVIGSLACIPLVYIYPSMLHLRGNSLPETKGKFWRFKPMLDIILIFFGIASMLYTSYQSIFGV encoded by the coding sequence ATGGTCAACAACAATGGCGACAGTGAACACCTTGGAGTCCgaagaaatggaaatttTAGGCACCCTTCCAATAATATGAAAATTCCTAGAAGGGCCCAATCAACAGTCCTCAATTCAAATCCGTTTTCTAGCAGAAAGTACTCAATGTCTACTTTAACGCCGAGGAATATATGCCAAAGCGTTGATTCTAGAGTATTCGTGGATATGTCATCTCCCAATTTTCAAACTCTCGAGGAACCTCACAGAGATGAGATCATAAACAGTGTACGGCTCAACTATTTGAACAGCAGCAAAAGGAGTTCCGTATCTCATGGGTGCGAAAATAATCCCAGAGTTAACCCAACCAAAAATTCGTCTGCAAGCACTATAACCACAGCCAATGTGGACAGTGATGAAGATAACACTAACCTGAACAGTGCTGGGGGTGACATTACGCATGATATCTACAAGATGGTCAAAGCAGAGGATCCTAAACGACTCAGACGTCCTCGTTCTATGGAAGATGTAAATTCTGAAATTGAGCACCACACCAAGTTCTCATCAGCGAGCGGATTGAATGTCCCCGGTGGCTTTAGAAGAGAATTTATCGTAAACAAAAAGAGGCAAGAACATCAATTAAATGATTCCGCTAGTTCAGACTTCACTTCACATGAAAGTGTTTCAATCAATCAGCCATCTACATCATCTGCACAAGATATTGATAAGGTTCCCTTTTTAACACGAAATTTTTTGGAATTTCTTTACGTGTTTGGGCATTTTGCTGGTGAATCTTTTGAGGATGATTTCATTCCTGACAGCTCAAACATGATGATACGGGGAGAAGATGAAGGAAGTCCTCTATTGTCTCGGCCTGATCATATGAAGGTTCTGCCTTCAGCCAAGGGAACAACTTCGACGAGAAAGGTTTTCTTGATATTGCTCAAATCATTTATCGGAACAGGTGTCTTATTTTTACCCAACGCCTTTCACAATGGTGGTTTGTTTTTCTCAGTAAGTATGCTGGCATTTTTTGGACTTTATTCATACTGGTGCTACTACATATTGGTGCAGGCAAAAGCTTCATGTGGAGTGTCCTCTTTTGGTGATATTGGTTTGAAGTTGTATGGACCTTGGATGAGAATcataattcttttttcccttGTAATAACGCAAGTTGGATTTTCTGGAGCATATATGATCTTTACGGCAAAGAATTTACAAGCGTTTCTTGATAACGTGTTTCATGCGGGAGTTTTACCTTTGTCTTTCTTGATGATATTTCAAAccatcatttttattccGCTTTCCTTTATCAGAAACATTTCGAAATTGTCACTTCCTTCTCTACTGGCaaacttctttatcatGGCTGGTTTGGTCATTGTTATCATCTTTACAGCCAAGAGGTTGTTTTTCGACTTGAAGGCTTCACCAGCAATGGGGGTGGTATACGGCCTAAATATGGATCGTTGGACACTGTTTATCGGAACAGCAATCTTCGCTTTTGAAGGAATTGGCTTAATTATTCCTGTTCAGGACTCAATGAGGAatcctgaaaaatttcctcTGGTACTTGCTTTGGTTATTCTTACAGCCACaatacttttcatttccaTAGCTACATTGGGATACCTAGCCTACGGCTCAAACGTTCAAACagttattcttttgaatttgccTCAAAGCAACATCTTTGTcaacttaatccaattaTTTTACTCTATTGCAATTATGTTGTCTACACCTTTACAGTTATTTCCAGCTATTAagattattgaaaataaattttttccaaaattcaCCAAAATATATGTCAAGCACGATGACTTAACAACAAGAGTTGAATTACGTCCTAACTCTGGGAAGCTGGACTGGAGAGTAAAATGGTTGAAGAATTTCATACGTTCAATTATTGTCATTATCGTTGTAGCAATTGCTTATTTTGGGTCTGATAACTTAGATAAGTTTGTTTCAGTTATAGGATCGCTCGCCTGTATTCCAttggtatatatataccCATCCATGCTACATTTGCGGGGCAATAGTCTTCCGGAGACTAAAGGTAAATTCTGGAGGTTCAAACCAATGTTGGATAttattttaatttttttcggCATAGCAAGCATGCTTTATACATCATATCAAAGTATTTTTGGTGTCTAG
- the RPS7B gene encoding 40S ribosomal protein eS7 (similar to Saccharomyces cerevisiae RPS7B (YNL096C) and RPS7A (YOR096W); ancestral locus Anc_2.188), which yields MSSVQSKILSQAPSELELQVAKTFIDLESSSPELKADLRPLQIKSIREIDVTGGKKALVLFVPVPALSAYHKVQTKLTRELEKKFPDRHVIFLAERRILPKPSRTSRQVQKRPRSRTLTAVHDKVLEDMVFPTEIVGKRVRYLVGGNKIQKVLLDSKDVQQIDYKLESFQAVYNKLTGKQIVFEIPSQTN from the exons ATGTCCTCTGTCCAATCCAAAATCTTATCCCAAGCTCCAAGTGAGTTGGAATTACAAGTCGCCAAGACCTTCATCGATCTAGAAAGCTCCTCCCCAGAATTAAAGGCCGACTTGAGACCATTGCAAATCAAATCCATTAGAGAA ATTGACGTTACTGGAGGTAAGAAAGCTTTGGTTCTTTTTGTTCCAGTCCCAGCTTTGTCTGCATATCACAAGGTCCAAACCAAATTGACCCGTGagttggaaaagaaattccCTGACCGTCATGTTATTTTCTTAGctgaaagaagaatcttGCCAAAGCCATCTAGAACATCTAGAcaagttcaaaaaagaCCAAGATCCAGAACCTTGACCGCTGTCCATGACAAAGTTTTGGAAGACATGGTTTTCCCAACTGAAATTGTCGGTAAAAGAGTTAGATATTTAGTTGGCGGTAACAAGATCCAAAAAGTTTTATTAGACTCTAAGGATGTTCAACAAATTGACTACAAATTGGAATCTTTCCAAGCTGTCTACAACAAGTTGACCGGCAAAcaaattgtttttgaaattccAAGTCAAACCAACTAA